In Balaenoptera acutorostrata chromosome 3, mBalAcu1.1, whole genome shotgun sequence, the genomic stretch gaatatgtaGAACTCAGAGTTTGAAAAGAGTGCCATACCAGATGAAGAGTCTATaaaatgtatcaattttttttccactgagaAGATATTTATTATACACAAATTTATATCAAGATTAACTTTTTTCAACCAGCTTTTAAGTGGACCTTTTCTTTGTTAAAGAAACGAATGGTATGAAACTATATGTTAAAGATGTTTCCATAATACCTTACATTTATATAGCACATtagttttcaaagtgctttcacatgccatctcatttaatcctcacaacacccctgtgaggtaggtacagCAAGTATTATCATCCTCATAtcaggatgaggaaactgaggcagagagaggttaagtgacttgcccaagatcacacagctgataagtggcagagccaggacaagAAATCAAGTTTTCTGACTCCTCATCCAGTACTCTTTCCACTATAACTACTGCCCCCAATTATAAATAATGTACTGCGTATCAAAATTGAAAGGTTATTGAAGTTTATTTCAGTGATATCTTAACAGTAAAGTTAAATGAGAAATACGAGAACAGTAGGTCTGATGGTTTCACTTGACATAATAAAACTGGTGCAAAACCACTTTTGTCTAATTACTTATAACCTTTTGGtccaaatacataaaatttgcaatatttatagcattttccttcttttttttttgtaaatgcaATGCTTTAAAACACATTATAAAGCACCTTAGTTAAGAGTCTACAAGTAAAAGTACAGAAGAAGTAGGAAAATCCTACCCATACCACAGCTCACTAACGGAGTTATAATATGGACTCACTAATACCTCAGTTTACACCTTTACAAATAACCCATTGAGAAACAAATACTAaacttatttttttgatattcatgTGTGGAAGCCTTAACCAAAACTTTAGGCAACGTCAACATTCTTTGAAGTGTTTCCCCAATCTTAGATATTGGGGAGACAGGAAAGAGAAATACTGCTTTGATTCTTTTTACAGTATTAATAAtggtttaaattgatttttaacactaataatcatttttttaagaaaattaaaaatgacctACATAAATAAGGGCAGTTCCAACTACAGCAGAAACATTCTTAGCAAACGTGATCAAACATTTCAATAAATTTCATGGGACGTGATTCACAAAAACAAAGTACAAAATGCCAAACAGTTAATAACACTATCCAGTAGTGGTGTATAATGCAAACCTCCAGGTGAAGGTGGAAGTAGCAAATGGATTCATCTTCATTCATGGTTAGTTGAAAAAAATGCTTTATCAAAAACAGTATCAGAACTTTTTCTGAAACTGTATTTCAGTATTTAGCCTTCAATTAGACCTGCTATGAGTTTATTTTAGATGATGTGTAGGTTTTGTCTAGGCAGGAGGTTGTAACTCCCACCAAAatttaaccaggaaaaaaaaaaaaaaggctgaaactTAAACTTCCTAGACCACTGACATATCAGCCAGAATCTACTTCCTTGACATCACTGTCTGTATCCTAACTCGGTTCAATACAAACTGTCTTACATACCCATCAGCAATCCAAGTTGTGGAGCTGAGAACTAAGGTGAAGACAGGGTCAAAGTTGTAGTTCAAGAATCTAACTGCCACACCTTGTACTCAGTCCGATTTAGGGTAAATCTTTTCATAGAAAAAATTCTGTGCAAGGATGTAGAGGTCTCCATCTTTTTTTTGTATAGCATGGGCTCTGATGAATTGGAACTGCTCTAGTGCCAACTCATAGAACTCATTCTCCATTTTCCAAAGGTCAGACTGCTGTAGCTTTGCAACAATTTGTTTAGTAGGGAGTTTCTTCTCTGTGGTTTTCCTAAGGTGAGATTTCTTTCCTGTACAATAGCGTTCTGTAGCACCCCTGAAGAACCAGGGCGAAGCTGCCTCCAATAACATGATAAAATCTTCAAGCTCTTCAGTAACTCCCACCAGAAACTATTCATTAACTAGGTTATATTTGGCTTGATCCATAGCCCACCTGCTTCCTACATTCCAAAATTCTGAGCTGTGGCCACAGAAGAATGGGATTTGAAGCCAGAGCTTCTCTGGAGCACAGTCTGAGCCGCCCTCAGCTACACATTCATCAAAGGTCTTTTTGTCCCCTTGTTTTTGTCTTCTTAACCCCGGTCTATAATCATCTCCAAATCTCAGAAAGTGAGAGTAAGAAACTAGCCTCTCAATAGGATCCCTTATGACATTAATGTAAATTGGCTTCTTCTTCACACCAAATTTTGCAAAAGCCAAATAAGAAATGTGCCCATGATAAAACCCTGGTTTCATCTTTTTCCAGGAAGTTATATTCTTTACAAAGCACACCTGATCTTGCAGTGACATTACTGGATTATTTTTGGTAGTATTGATGTGAAGAACATGGTATTTATTCTTTGCACATAGATCATAAGCAATATTGGTAAAAGAGGTGCTTGCAGCTTTGGGGACTCTGTTATAAATGACCACCATGTCCTCTTCCTCATCTAAAGCTGCATCTTGCCAAGGGCTATCCATTGTATGTTGCTGCTCAATCTCTCGAACTTCATGTCTTGCAATAGCCCTTTCTAGCTTGAACTGGGACTCCTCCAGTTTCTGGATCTGGTTCTCCAAGAAGAGCATCGCCACTGAGAAGGCCACCACCATCAGCAGCTGCAACTTGGGCGGCATCATCATCCTGAGGAGCCCCATGAAACCTGCTGCTCGCAATCAAGACATACCGCAGAGGGCGGGGATAGGGGCCCAGGAGGCAGGAAGACGCCGGGAGGAGCCCACCGAGCCAGGAGAAAGGCAAGGAGAGCGCGAGAGCAAGAGAACCACTGCAGCGACCCCCCTTCTCGCCTCCCCAGTCCCCCGCCCCCAGGCGCCAGCACCAAAGCCGCCGGTGCCGCTTCTCCTCGGCCGACTCCACGGCAGCCCCCACAAAATCCCACGCAGCAAATAGCGCGAAGCGGCTGCCCGGCTCTCGCCTCCCTCTACCGCCTCAGTCCCCGACCCCCGCGCCCGCCTGCCTGCCCGCctgcctctcttccttccttccctccctcctttgctCGCGGCCGCGCGCTCCTCCGCCAGCGCTGCGGCTGCAACTGCACCACCCTCGGCCCCtaaatatatcaattttattaacAAGTAAAAATCAGTTATATCAATAGAAGTGAAAGCacagtcttgaagagatatctgtacacccatgttttaggagtattattcacaatagctaaaaagtggaagcaacccaagtgtccatcagctgACAAACGGGTAAGCAAACGGTGGTAatgcatataatggaatattattcacccttaaaaagggaggaaattttgacacatgctgcaacatggatgaactttgaggacataatggtaaataaaataaaccagtcacaaaaagacaaatactgaattatttcacttacatgaggtacccagagtaatcaaattcacagagacataaagtagaaCGATGCTTACCAGGGACTAATGGGACAGGGGATAGTTATTGTTTAATatgtatagaatttcagttttatagcatgaaaagagttttggagatggattgtggtgatggttgcacaatatgaatgtacttaataccactaaagtatatacttaaaaataattaagatggtaaattttgttgtgtattttaccacaataaaaaactggggcggggggcggggggggggaaggacttccctggtggcacaacgGTTAagtctctgagctcccaatgcagggggcccgggttcaatccctggtcagggaactagatcccacatgcatgccacaactaagagttcacatgccacagccaagaagccggcgagccacaactaaggagcctgtgagccacgactaagacctggcacaaccaaataaataaaaattaaaaataaaataactggggGGAAAAGTcagttattttaatatgtattaaagGGCAGCATAAATGACATActgttactttaaaagaaaaaaaaacttttttctttagagactgaatttaaataaaaagaaatttataccAGATGCCATGTATTTGTTTATACCAGACAACACAACAGAAGCTAAAGGTTTGACATATCATTGGCTTAGAGAaggggacttaaaaaaaaaaactgaacctgGTTTACAAAAACTAGTATTTAAGGACACCAAAAACAGTGAAAACAGCAGCACAGAACTAAAGGACACTACAAACCAGAAAGATACAGTATGGCTACAGGAATAACTAAAGAAAAGTCAAGGACCTAAAATTTATGTAAGGCTGGTAAACTGGAAATAAGAATCTAGGGAGAAAGTGACCACAATGGAAGacataagaaataagaaagaaattctggaaaGAACTAACAAGACTTGAAGAAAACTAGAATCCAAAAAGTTCAGCAGAGACAATATTATCCTGCAGGTAGGCTCTAAACAAAATGCAACACAAGAATAGTAAATTATTTCTATATagatataatttgaaaaaatgacAATGATGGACATTTGAGACTGAAAGAAGTCTGTTCAAGAACTCAGAGAATAATAACTGAGAGAACCAATTACAGTTAAAGATTTAAGAAAACAAGCCTGTAGAAAGGCTAAAGATTAAAATTCCAGtcaatgacttttaaaaactaatattagGAAGAAGGCcattctggaaaaaatgaaaatgaaaatgagttttaGAAAAGCGGCAAAAAGGATCACAGCTACCATCCAGCCTTACAGTACTTTACTTTTAAATACAAACAGTCAATTGGTCACCAATATGTGAGGACAGCATGAGGTAAGAAAGAagggaagcaaaagaaaaacaagaaattcaaagaaaactgacaattaagggaaagaaaacttcaacaacaaaaatatatatattaaataaaaacagaataccattctttttaaaaattcaaataagaaaATGCCTTTACAAATACAAGATAACAGGATTGAAAAATATAGTTGAAGAAAGTATCTCAGAAAACAgaccaaaaagagaaaatcaggaaacagaagaaaaattttaaatcagtagGTCCATCATCAACTGAACAAAAAAGTGCCCTAAGGACTCGGGATGACAATAACCCTTCTCAAAAAAGATTAGTACTGCCTCTCCCAAGGGGGTGTTTGGaaatgtctggggacatttttagTTGTCCCCAAAACTAATGGGTTATTCTGGCATTTAGCGCTGGGAGCCAGGGTGCTCAAAGCCCCATAAGCACAATACAGCCAAACACAAAAATGGTACTACCTAAATGCCCACAGTGCCCTCTATTGAGAAATACTGGATTACGAAGAAAAAGAATTCTCTCAATGCCTAATACGATACgcattttcataaaatttaacaACACCAGTATAAACAAAagatacctagaaaaaaattcaaatcacatacaaaaaaagaaaaaaaaaaggatcaagaAACTGaacagcgggcttccctggtggcacagtggttaagaatccgcctgccaatgcaggggacatgggttagagccctggtccgggaagatcccatatgctgtggagcaactaagcccgtgtgccacagctactgagcctgtgctctagagcccgtgtgccacaactactgagcctgcactctagagcctacatgccacaactactgaagcctgcgcgcctagagcccatgctcggcaacaagagaaaccactgcaatgagaagcacatgctgcggagcaactaagcccatgtgccacagttactgagcctgcgctctagagcccgcagcccacaactactgagcctgtgctctagagcccacgtgccacaactactgaagcctgggcgcctagagctcgtgctgcgcaacaagagaaaccactgcaatgagaaacctgtgcaccacaacgaagagtagcccctgcttgccacaactagagaaagcccacgcacagcaacgaagacccaatgcagctaaaaataaataaaataaataagttcatatatatataaaaaaaactgaACAGCATCAAACTCTTCAAAAGCAACACTGAAAGTTCAAAGACACGAGAAATGTCTTTGAAATGCTGATGGAAACTTATTTCCAGCCAAACTACCAATCaagtgtgaaaataaaatacagatttttaaaaaaagatacaagtccCTAAAATTTACCTCCTATGCAACTTTTCTCAAGAAACAACCAGATAACATATTTCAGCCAAACGAAGGACTAAATAAGCCAAGACAGGAGGCAGAAAGGGAGCCAGTGGGAAAAGAAAGGGGGTTGGGTAGGGGTGCAGGGGATTCCCTTTTTGAAAAGAGTACAGAAGTTACAGAATAATAACTCTACAAGTCTTAACAAGTCTAGATCAGAGCAAGGAGAATGACAGTTCTGAAGTCAAGTTCTCCCCACTCCAATCCCTCCATACAAGAAGCAGAACTAACAACAGATAATGTGATGTGCTTCAGAGTTTGAAAACCCCGACAGATTTTTAACACCTTTTGGAAAAACAGCAATAGATACatagaaaactaaacaaataaaaaatggaggcaagtaactccaagaaaaacaaaaagttgtgCAGAAAAGGAACAGTATTCACAGTATACTTTTTGACTCACAAATTATACTATACATAAATTATTATACTTGactcaaaaaaatattatttacatggTCACAATAACGTAAAAGCTAATGATTTAACTAACTTTACTACCTATACTGAAATATGGTATGGAGATGTAAGAGGTGTGATATACCGTCACAGCATATGTAGGGTAAGGTACTAtccatggtttcaggcatccactggggggtcTGGAATGTATCCCCTGCAGATAAACGGAGACTACTGTACAGAAAAAGTTCTGAAAAGATATTCACCCAAAATGCAGAGCTGTTCCTAGAAGATTAAGATTACCAAAAAGGCACTACTTTATTTTTGACATTTCTGTAGCTTAATTTTCATACGTTACTTTAACAATAACTAAGAATTAAAAAgtaatgtagggcttccctggtggtgcagtggttgagaatctgcctgccaatgcagggaacacgggttcgagccctggtctgggaagatcccacatgccgtggagcaactaagcccgtgagccacaactactgagcctgcgcgtctggagcctatgctccgcaacaagagaggccacggtagtgagaggcccgcgcaccgtgatgaagagtggcccccgcttgccgcaactagagaaagccctcgcacagaaacaaagacccaacacagccaaaaattaattaattaattaattaattaattaaaaatgcaactgcgggggaaaaaagttaaaaaaaaaaagttaaaaaaaaaaagtaatgtaaagggcttcactggtggcacagtggttaagaatctgcctgccaatgcaggggacatgggtttgagccctcgtctgggacgatcccacatgccgcagaacaactaagctggtgtgccacaactactgagcctgcgctctagagcccacgagccacaactactgagcccatgtgccacaactactgaagaccatgtgcctagagcccgtgctccgcaacgagaagccaccgcaatgagaagcccgctcactgcaactagagaaagcctgctcgcagcaatgaagacccaacactgcaataaatttaaaaaatttaaaaaaaaccctaatgtaaaaatttacaaaataaattaaagcaacTAAATCCAaccacaaaaaatttaaaacatcaaaaaatcttcatGAATAAAACACGGTATTtgtaagtttttaaagaaatcaattaaaaagaaaatggggaaaagataaacTAGTATATAAACTCATTAAAAACACTAAGTTCAACTTGCTGTTTTATGATAAAGTATTTTTCAGCGGTGTCTGTTCAtctgtgtctccctctctctctctttatatacaTGTGCATAAAGAAACactccagggggcttccctggtggcacagtggttaagaatccgcctgccaatgcaggggacatggattctagccctggtccaggaagatcccacatgacgtggagcaactaagctcgtgcgccacaactactgagcttgtgctctagagcccgcaagccacaactactgaagcccgcaggcctagagcccgtgctctgcaacaagagaagccaccgcaatgagaagcccgtgcactgcaatgaagggtagcccccactcgccgcaactagagaaagcccgcgcgcagcaacaaagacccaatgcagccataaataaaacaataaaacaaaaaaacaaaaaaacactccaTTTCTGAAATATCcatttcaataaaagaaaacaccTACTTTATGTTTGCtgggccttttattttttttaaatagggaaaaTAGAAAGGTTGCCAATAATCCCATCACACAAAAATCACaaaggtattttaaaacatttgtacTGGGTtgttcaatataatttttaacataGCTGATATAGCACATAATACGAACTCTGTTTTTTAGTTTATCATAAGCATTGCCCAGTCATCAAATATTCTTCATAAAAATCATTCATTACTATTTGAGGGGAAAAAGtaacccccacccccatgcaTTAATCCCAAGCACAGATTCATTTTAACTGCAGTTGTGATCTCTCTTATACTCTATTTCCCACAAGGGGGAGACAGGACTAAGGTATTTTGAATACCttataataaaaaacagaaagcTTGGTTTCATTCCAATATCAAATGAGGGAATGAGGGAAGAGTAGTCATTTACTGCTGGTGTTATCACTATCTTGTGGGCTTTTTTCCGTATGGTACTACAAAAATTACAATTCAGTTTCTCATATCTAACAGCTTAATCGAACATCCTCAGCAACTtcactcatttaataaatatttagcaaacacctattatgtgtcagacCCTTTACTGTCACACTGggtatacattaatttttttaaaaagacaggtcCCTCCTCTCAAAGAGCTTACAATCAATCTTAAAAGTGTGCGTGGGGGGCGGgagagacaatttttaaaattacaagttacattaaatattaagaagaaaatgaCCAGGGTGCAGTGATATACGCAAAGTATAAAGATTCATAATTATATACTTTCTAGAGTCtcgaccccacccccaccctctctTATGAAATATAAGCTTATGGAAGTCTGgtccactttttttttggccgctccaggcagcatgtgggatcttagctccccaaccagggatcgaacccgcgtcccctgcattggaagcgtagagtcttaaccactggactgccagggaagtccctggtccaCTTTTTAAAGCTCtgggaaaaagcaaaaacacaaatgTTAGTTTAGGCCACCCTGAAATAGTTTTATTATCTGAGACAACTGTTGGTGGCATATTATCACACCCATCCACTGTTTCTCTATCATTGCCTTTATTCCTCTTCccatccaccccacccccttttttttctatttcatttttttgttttgtctttctcaCTCCTTTGTTCCTCAGGATTTCAGTAACAGACTTACAGCTTAAATGAAACTGGTTAACTAATGGCTTTCACAGCTAAAACATTTGTGACCCCTAATTCAGACTTGAGTGCAAgccatgaaattaaaaaaattacgaATTTGTATAATGCTTTGTTAACTGCTAATATTATAATCCTACAAAACAAAGAAGCAATataatagagtttatttttggCAGAGGCTGGTTGGTTGCTCACACATTTAAGAACACAGTTACAAATGTTTTCTGAAACTTTAACACAACCATTCAGCAATAGTGGAGTAATTAAATCAACTACAGCATGTACACAAAGTAGAATACTACTATTATGCAGCTGTTATAAAAAGTGAGAATGTTCTCTACTAACAGACTCAGAATAATCTCCAAAACATGTTAAATGAAAGAGCAAAGTGAAAAACAGGTATATAGTTTACAAACTGTTgtatcagaaaggaaagaaaatcgaTATACATATTTGCTTACATCTATTTGCATAAAGAAACACTGGAGGAATACATATAGTACTACTAATAAAAGTGGTTACTAATGTAGGACACTAAGGGTGGATAGGCTCATGGTAAGTACAAGATTTAATTTTGAACCATGCATTaactattcaaaaaataaaattaagagtctgaaaatgttttaattagaatttttaaaactttttaacaaAATCTAtctaaacatgatccaaaatttCACTACACATTTGTAATTACTTCACTTATATATAGCCTTTTAAATCTTGTGACACTGACCCTATTCATTAGTCATTTGTTTACAATTCTTTACCACCGAGGTGGTCCCAATGAACACCAGGTACCAGTATTACCTTAAGATGGCATAACGTATCGGTCAAAAGCAACTCGGCAGCACCCGGCTTCATTACCTATTTACTGTTTTAtgttgaacaagttatttaaactcttgcccatgtttccttctctctaaaatgGAAATACTTGTTATCTATGATTTAGGGACGGTATACAAATTAGAATGATTCCAAACATACAGAAAGCACTCATTAAATGTTaacaggtactattattaataGTTCTTTCTATGGACATGTAATGGTTTCATCTATGTAATCAAACACACCACAGGGTGTTTCAACTGAATCCAACAAAAATTCGCAGCATATTCAAAACCAGCAAGTTCCTGTTAACAAGTAGCTTCAATTTACTGGAAAgcagaaagtgaaaataaaaaagaaaagtgcaaCAATGTAATCATACACAGTGCAAGCCACTGTGAGTGCAGAGAAGGAGTGATATATGGCTCAAGTTTAACATGTCAATAGGAGGAATGACAATGTTAAAGGAAAAGAGGATGGAGAGCTGGATTACACCAAATCGTTAAGACTTCGATCATGCAGGTTCCCAAACCTGGTTGATTATCAGAATCACcagctatacattttaaaaacacagatccTACCTCAAACTACTGAATCACGATGACCAGGGATAGAATGTGGGAATCTGTATTATTAAAGATCCCAGGTGATTATGATTATTTACTAGGTTTTGGAACCACCACAGATCTCACTCTCTTACAATTAGAGACTTTACAAGTATCtccagataaaataaatttaatcattGCCTTTGGTAGCTTCACTGGAAGGACAGCTAAAGGCAAGTTGATATTATAATTACTCATTCCTTTAAGTCATTAAAGTACTTCTTAAGGTAAATATACGTGTTTTAAGTAATAATATGACTGCCATTTACCGAACAATTACTCATAAATGACTGGAAACAAGGCCCAACaccattccatcccaaaacaaagtaaatatcaagagggaggagatacagagaatttaattttaaaaagggcaaaaGCTCTGAACAgaacctcaccaaagaagacatacagatggcaaataaggtGCTCAACACTGTTATGTCATTAGGGAATAGCAAATTAAAATGatatatcactacacacctattagaatggctaaaatccaaaacattgaCATCAAATGCTGACAAAATGTAGAGCAACAAGAACTGTCAATCaccgctggtgggaatgcaaaaaaggtacacagccactctggaaaactgtttggcagtttcttaaaaaactaaacatactctcatCATACAATCCAGCATTCAAGCTCCTTGGTATATACCTAAATTACTTGAAAAcgtacatccacacaaaaacctgcacatctatatttactcataattgccaaaacttggaagcactgaagatgtccttcaacaggtgagcggacaaataaactgtggtacatatgtacaatggaatattattcagcactaaaaagctcaatcaagccacaaaaagacatttaATGAGGAACCTTAAATGAACACTACCAAGTCAAAGAAGCCCTCTGAAAAAGCTATGCATGGTATGATTCCAATTACGTGACattttggaaaaagcaaaactatggaagacagtaaaaagagcactaggtgggacttccctggtggtccagtggctgaggttccgtgcttccactgcagggggcacgggttcaatccctggtcagggaactgggatcccacatgccatgcagtgcagccaaaaacaaacaaaaaagcaaaaacaaaacaaaaaaacaaaacaacaacaaaaaaaagagcagTAGCTGCCAATGGTTTcagtgagggaggaaggaataGGTGGAACATACGGGATTTTCAGGGCGGTGAAAGCATTATTTACTACAAAGGTGGatgcatgtcattatatatttgtcaaatcCCAAAGAATACACAAGACagagagtgaaccctaatgtaaaccacGGACTTTGGTTGATAATAATGGGTCAGtgttggttcatcaattgtaacaaatgtgccacaGTAGTGGAGCTATTGATGTTGGGGGAGGTTTTGATGGGGGAGGAGTTATGTGGGAACTGTCTGTACTTTCAGCTAAATTTTGCTATAAACCtaaacctgctctaaaaaataaaagtctatgagagagaaaacacaacttgaaaaaaaaaatcaaaggaaaggtattttgtaaaaaaaaatttttagtaataaaaatatatttcaaagttgACAAAAAAGTAACGGTGGCCCTGGAACCCtcctgcattgctggtgggaaagtaaaatggtgtagtcactttggaaaacacttcaGCACGTTCCTCAAAAAGTTGAACATAACCTGGCAATTCCATTCCTatgtatatacctaagagaactgaaaacatatgttcacacaaaaacttgtgcagAAATGTTAATAACAGCacttttcataatagccaagaagtAGAAACACCCAAACATCCACCAACTGATGGACAAAATGTAGTAtgtccatacaacagaatattattcggCCCTAATAAGGAATAAAGTACCGTTACAAGCtacacatggatggaccttgaaaacatcaccttaagtgaaagaagccattcacaaaaagccacatattgtatgattccgtttatatgaaatgttcagaatattcTTGATATTCTATGAtagaaa encodes the following:
- the LOC103017646 gene encoding LOW QUALITY PROTEIN: heparan sulfate 2-O-sulfotransferase 1-like (The sequence of the model RefSeq protein was modified relative to this genomic sequence to represent the inferred CDS: substituted 1 base at 1 genomic stop codon), producing MGLLRMMMPPKLQLLMVVAFSVAMLFLENQIQKLEESQFKLERAIARHEVREIEQQHTMDSPWQDAALDEEEDMVVIYNRVPKAASTSFTNIAYDLCAKNKYHVLHINTTKNNPVMSLQDQVCFVKNITSWKKMKPGFYHGHISYLAFAKFGVKKKPIYINVIRDPIERLVSYSHFLRFGDDYRPGLRRQKQGDKKTFDECVAEGGSDCAPEKLWLQIPFFCGHSSEFWNVGSRWAMDQAKYNLVNEXFLVGVTEELEDFIMLLEAASPWFFRGATERYCTGKKSHLRKTTEKKLPTKQIVAKLQQSDLWKMENEFYELALEQFQFIRAHAIQKKDGDLYILAQNFFYEKIYPKSD